In Fusobacterium hwasookii, a single window of DNA contains:
- a CDS encoding LolA family protein, which yields MKKFLILLFILIQGIVFSATKSLSDIKTLKFNVVETTTVKSKKREISYKIDFMLPNKIKKEVTAPDLNKGEIYLYDFTTNQKVVYLPMFNEVKETQIVDEENRIIKAINKIIEEEKKNKEFSKNYSAKKAQSLNIDGQVTVDILSYLEVEGYILPEVVDIKDGGTKVGNIKISNIQINPKLEEKIILNAPKK from the coding sequence ATGAAGAAATTTTTAATATTACTATTTATATTAATACAGGGAATTGTTTTTTCAGCAACAAAAAGTTTATCAGATATAAAAACATTAAAGTTTAATGTTGTTGAGACAACTACTGTAAAATCAAAAAAGAGAGAAATTAGTTATAAAATTGATTTCATGTTACCAAATAAAATAAAAAAAGAAGTTACAGCACCTGATTTAAATAAAGGTGAGATTTATCTTTATGACTTTACTACAAATCAAAAGGTAGTTTATTTGCCAATGTTTAATGAAGTAAAAGAAACTCAAATAGTAGATGAAGAAAATAGAATAATAAAGGCAATCAATAAAATAATAGAAGAAGAAAAGAAAAATAAGGAGTTTAGCAAAAATTATAGTGCTAAGAAAGCTCAAAGCCTAAATATAGATGGACAAGTAACAGTTGATATTTTAAGTTATCTTGAAGTTGAAGGGTATATTCTTCCAGAAGTTGTGGATATAAAAGATGGTGGAACTAAGGTAGGAAATATAAAAATAAGTAATATACAAATAAATCCTAAATTAGAAGAAAAAATAATTCTAAATGCTCCTAAAAAATAG
- the ribH gene encoding 6,7-dimethyl-8-ribityllumazine synthase → MKVFEGKFNGQGVKIAIVAARFNEFITSKLIGGAEDILRRHEVQDDDINLFWVPGAFEIPLIAKKLAKSKKYDAVITLGAVIKGSTPHFDYVCAEVSKGVAHVSLESEIPVIFGVLTTNSIEEAIERAGTKAGNKGADAAMTAIEMINLLKGI, encoded by the coding sequence ATGAAAGTATTTGAAGGTAAGTTTAATGGACAAGGAGTAAAAATTGCAATAGTTGCAGCTAGATTTAATGAATTTATTACATCTAAATTAATAGGTGGAGCAGAAGATATTTTAAGAAGACACGAAGTTCAAGATGATGATATAAATCTATTTTGGGTACCTGGAGCATTTGAAATTCCTTTAATAGCTAAAAAATTAGCTAAATCTAAAAAATATGATGCAGTTATAACATTAGGAGCAGTTATAAAAGGTTCTACACCTCACTTTGACTATGTATGTGCAGAAGTTTCAAAAGGTGTTGCTCATGTTAGCTTAGAAAGTGAAATTCCTGTAATATTTGGAGTTTTAACAACTAACTCAATAGAAGAAGCTATTGAAAGAGCAGGAACAAAAGCAGGAAATAAAGGAGCTGATGCTGCTATGACTGCTATTGAAATGATCAATTTATTAAAAGGAATCTAA
- the mreC gene encoding rod shape-determining protein MreC, translated as MKKESKIKILLPILAVIIVTVLIFNRLLFKLKDQIDEVALPIQSKVYNVANRAISIKDIIFSYEEIIAENENLKKENMELKIQKERNQKIHEENERLLKLLEMKENSIYKGNLKFARVSFSDINNLNNKIFIDLGSKDGIKTDMIAVYSDYLVGKIVEVHDNYSEVELITNPNSIISAKTMGDILGIARGSDEEDGSLYFQPSIVEDNLKEGDEITTSGISDIYPESIKIGKIAKIDNKENYSYKMVTIKPGFESKDLREVIIIGRENTVNKPIVKEEIVEEAEGDEK; from the coding sequence ATGAAAAAAGAAAGCAAAATAAAAATTCTTTTACCAATATTAGCAGTAATAATTGTTACAGTATTAATTTTTAATAGACTTTTATTTAAACTAAAAGATCAAATAGATGAAGTTGCTTTACCAATTCAAAGTAAAGTATATAATGTAGCTAATAGAGCTATTAGTATAAAAGATATAATTTTTTCTTATGAGGAAATCATAGCAGAAAATGAAAATCTAAAAAAAGAAAATATGGAATTAAAAATTCAAAAAGAAAGAAATCAAAAAATACATGAAGAAAATGAAAGACTATTAAAACTTTTAGAAATGAAAGAAAATAGTATTTATAAAGGGAATTTAAAATTTGCAAGAGTTAGTTTTAGTGATATAAATAACTTGAATAATAAAATCTTCATAGACCTTGGTTCAAAAGATGGAATAAAAACTGATATGATAGCTGTTTATAGTGATTATTTAGTTGGGAAAATAGTAGAAGTTCATGACAATTATTCTGAGGTTGAACTTATAACAAATCCTAATTCTATTATAAGTGCTAAAACAATGGGAGATATATTAGGAATTGCAAGAGGAAGTGATGAAGAAGACGGTTCTCTATATTTTCAGCCTTCGATAGTAGAAGATAATTTAAAAGAAGGAGATGAAATAACTACATCAGGAATTAGTGATATTTATCCTGAAAGTATAAAGATAGGAAAAATTGCCAAAATAGATAATAAGGAAAATTATAGCTATAAGATGGTGACTATAAAACCAGGTTTTGAAAGTAAAGATTTAAGAGAAGTAATAATTATTGGGCGTGAAAATACAGTAAATAAGCCAATAGTGAAGGAAGAAATAGTTGAAGAAGCAGAAGGAGATGAAAAATAA
- the nrdR gene encoding transcriptional regulator NrdR → MKCPFCSSEDTKVVDSRTTIDGSTKRRRECNKCLKRFSTYERFEESTIYVVKKDNRRVKYEREKLLKGLTFATAKRNVSREELDKIITDIERSLQNSLISEISSKDLGEKVLEKLRELDQVAYVRFASVYKEFDDIKSFIEIVEEIKKD, encoded by the coding sequence ATGAAATGTCCTTTTTGTAGTTCAGAAGATACAAAAGTAGTTGATAGCAGAACAACGATAGATGGCTCTACAAAGAGAAGAAGAGAATGCAACAAATGTTTAAAAAGATTTAGTACCTATGAAAGATTTGAAGAAAGTACAATATATGTAGTAAAAAAAGATAATAGACGTGTAAAGTATGAAAGAGAAAAGCTCCTAAAAGGGCTTACTTTTGCAACAGCAAAAAGAAATGTAAGTAGAGAAGAATTAGATAAAATTATTACAGATATTGAAAGAAGTTTACAAAACTCTTTAATAAGTGAAATAAGTAGTAAAGACTTAGGTGAAAAAGTTTTAGAAAAATTAAGAGAACTTGACCAAGTGGCCTATGTAAGATTTGCTTCTGTATATAAAGAGTTTGATGATATTAAATCTTTTATAGAAATTGTTGAAGAAATTAAAAAAGATTAG
- the recO gene encoding DNA repair protein RecO, with protein sequence MIFLRGKGIIIAKKDIEEADRYITIFMEDYGKVSTVIKGIRKSKKRDKTAVDILSLTDFQFYKKNDSLVISNFSTVKDYIGIKSDIDKINIAFYIFSILNQILVENGRNRKIYEVLEKTLDYLNISSDERKNYLLILFFLNTIIKEEGISIENSNNIEELQVDLQNQRRVEIEANVKEILQYLFQDNLKVVINDEKYKIDYVRKTILVLENYINFHLDTNINAQKILWGALLW encoded by the coding sequence ATGATATTTTTAAGAGGAAAAGGAATTATTATAGCAAAGAAAGATATTGAAGAAGCAGATAGATATATAACTATATTTATGGAAGATTATGGAAAAGTTTCTACTGTAATAAAGGGTATAAGAAAAAGTAAAAAAAGAGATAAAACAGCAGTAGATATATTATCTTTGACAGATTTTCAATTCTATAAAAAAAATGATAGTTTGGTAATTTCAAACTTCTCAACTGTTAAAGATTATATAGGAATAAAATCTGACATAGATAAAATAAACATAGCTTTTTACATATTTTCTATATTAAATCAAATTTTAGTTGAAAATGGTAGAAATAGAAAAATTTATGAAGTATTAGAGAAAACACTTGATTATTTGAATATATCAAGTGATGAGAGGAAAAATTATCTTTTAATCCTATTTTTCTTAAATACTATAATTAAAGAAGAAGGAATTTCTATTGAAAATAGTAATAATATAGAAGAACTCCAAGTTGATTTACAAAATCAAAGAAGAGTAGAAATAGAGGCTAATGTAAAGGAGATATTACAATATCTGTTTCAAGATAATTTAAAGGTAGTAATTAATGATGAAAAATATAAAATTGATTATGTAAGAAAAACAATATTAGTATTGGAGAATTATATTAATTTTCATTTGGATACTAATATAAACGCACAAAAAATATTATGGGGGGCTTTATTATGGTAA
- a CDS encoding PTS sugar transporter subunit IIA, with protein MVNSIKITDYITEDLVDLDLKSKNREGILIELSELLEKSPNITGEEKDIYKALVDREKLGSTGIGKGVAIPHAKTESATGLTVAFGVSREGIDFNSLDEEEVHLFFVFASPNKDSQIYLKVLARISRLIREEEFRENLFNCKTPKEVIDCIREKEEN; from the coding sequence ATGGTAAATTCTATAAAAATAACAGATTATATTACAGAAGATTTAGTAGATTTAGATTTAAAGTCAAAAAATAGAGAAGGTATTTTAATAGAGTTGTCAGAATTATTGGAAAAATCACCAAACATAACAGGTGAAGAAAAAGATATTTATAAAGCTTTAGTAGATAGAGAGAAGCTTGGTAGTACAGGAATTGGAAAGGGTGTAGCTATACCACATGCTAAAACTGAAAGTGCAACAGGACTTACTGTAGCTTTTGGTGTAAGTAGGGAAGGTATAGATTTTAATTCACTAGATGAGGAAGAAGTTCATTTATTCTTTGTCTTTGCTTCTCCTAATAAAGATAGTCAAATATATTTAAAGGTTTTAGCTAGAATTTCTAGGTTGATAAGAGAGGAAGAATTTAGAGAAAATTTATTCAATTGTAAAACTCCAAAGGAAGTTATAGATTGTATAAGAGAAAAAGAAGAAAATTAG
- the ribD gene encoding bifunctional diaminohydroxyphosphoribosylaminopyrimidine deaminase/5-amino-6-(5-phosphoribosylamino)uracil reductase RibD, translated as MDEVLDEKYMARAIELAKRGIGGVNPNPLVGAVVDKDGKIIGEGWHKKYGGPHAEVWALNEAGENAKGATIYITLEPCSHQGKTPPCAKRVAEAGIKRCVVACIDPNPLVAGKGIKIIEDAGIEVKLGVLEKEAKEINKIFFKYIENRIPYLFLKCGITLDGKIATRSGKSKWITNEIAREKVQFLRTKFMAIMVGINTVLKDNPSLDSRLNEEKFGIEKRNPFRVVIDPDLESPIEAKFLNFNDDKAIIITSSDNKELEKIEEYKNLGTRFIFLEGKIFKMEDILKELGKLGIDSVLLEGGSGLISTAFKENIVDAGEIFIAPKIIGDNSAIPFINGFNFDSMEDVFKISNPKFSIYGDNISIEFEKL; from the coding sequence ATGGATGAAGTTTTAGATGAAAAATATATGGCAAGAGCTATTGAACTTGCAAAAAGGGGAATAGGTGGTGTCAATCCAAATCCTCTTGTTGGTGCAGTTGTAGATAAAGATGGTAAAATTATTGGTGAGGGTTGGCATAAAAAATATGGTGGTCCTCATGCAGAAGTTTGGGCTTTAAATGAAGCTGGAGAAAATGCAAAGGGAGCTACAATTTATATTACCTTAGAGCCTTGTTCTCATCAAGGCAAAACTCCTCCCTGTGCAAAAAGAGTTGCTGAAGCAGGTATAAAAAGATGTGTTGTTGCTTGTATTGACCCTAATCCTTTAGTTGCAGGTAAGGGTATTAAAATAATAGAAGATGCTGGAATTGAAGTTAAACTTGGAGTCTTAGAAAAAGAAGCAAAAGAAATTAATAAGATATTTTTTAAATATATAGAAAATAGAATTCCTTATCTTTTCTTAAAATGTGGAATTACTCTTGATGGAAAAATAGCAACAAGAAGTGGAAAATCTAAATGGATAACAAATGAAATAGCTAGAGAAAAAGTACAATTTTTAAGAACTAAATTTATGGCTATCATGGTAGGAATAAATACTGTTTTAAAAGATAATCCAAGTTTAGACTCAAGACTTAATGAAGAAAAATTTGGAATAGAAAAAAGAAATCCTTTTAGAGTTGTTATTGACCCTGACCTTGAAAGTCCAATAGAAGCTAAATTTCTAAATTTTAATGATGATAAAGCAATAATAATTACATCTAGTGACAATAAAGAGCTTGAAAAAATTGAAGAATATAAGAATTTAGGAACAAGATTTATTTTTCTTGAAGGAAAAATATTTAAAATGGAAGATATATTAAAAGAGTTAGGAAAATTAGGAATTGATTCTGTTCTTTTAGAAGGAGGAAGTGGACTTATTTCAACTGCTTTCAAAGAAAATATAGTTGATGCAGGAGAAATATTTATTGCACCAAAAATTATTGGAGATAATTCTGCTATTCCTTTTATAAATGGGTTTAACTTTGATAGTATGGAAGATGTTTTTAAAATTTCTAATCCTAAGTTCAGTATTTATGGAGATAATATATCTATAGAATTTGAAAAATTATAG
- a CDS encoding DMT family transporter has protein sequence MDNHIKGALLVCLAATMWGFDGIVLTPRLFNLHVPFVVFILHLLPLILMSIIFGKEEIKNIKKLQKNDLFFFFCVALFGGCLGTLSIVKALFLVNFKHLTVVTLLQKLQPIFAIILARLLLKEKLKRAYLFWGFLALLGGYLLTFEFHLPEFVSADNLLPASLYSLLAAFSFGSATVFGKRILKSASFRTALYLRYLLTTCIMFVIVAFTSGFGDFSTATAGNWLIFVIIALTTGSGAILLYYFGLRYITAKVATMCELCFPISSVVFDYLINGNILSPIQIASAILMIISIIRISKLN, from the coding sequence ATGGATAATCATATAAAAGGTGCTTTACTTGTTTGTTTAGCTGCTACCATGTGGGGATTTGATGGAATAGTTTTAACACCTAGATTATTTAATTTACATGTTCCATTTGTAGTTTTTATACTTCATCTTTTACCATTGATACTTATGTCAATTATTTTTGGAAAAGAAGAAATTAAAAATATTAAAAAATTACAAAAAAATGATTTATTTTTCTTTTTCTGTGTGGCATTGTTTGGTGGTTGTCTAGGAACTTTATCAATAGTTAAAGCATTGTTTCTAGTAAACTTTAAGCATTTAACAGTTGTTACCTTGTTACAAAAATTACAACCAATATTTGCAATAATATTAGCAAGGTTACTTTTAAAAGAAAAATTAAAAAGAGCATATCTATTTTGGGGATTTTTAGCTTTACTTGGAGGATATCTTTTAACATTTGAATTCCATCTTCCAGAATTTGTTTCAGCTGATAATCTATTACCTGCTTCTCTTTATTCATTACTTGCTGCTTTCTCATTTGGTTCAGCAACTGTATTTGGAAAGAGAATATTAAAGTCTGCTTCATTTAGAACAGCACTTTATTTAAGATATTTATTAACAACTTGTATAATGTTTGTTATTGTAGCTTTTACTTCTGGCTTTGGAGATTTTTCAACAGCCACAGCTGGAAATTGGTTAATCTTTGTAATTATTGCTTTAACAACAGGAAGTGGAGCAATTTTACTTTATTATTTTGGACTTAGATATATTACAGCAAAAGTTGCTACTATGTGTGAATTATGTTTCCCTATATCAAGTGTAGTTTTTGACTACTTAATAAATGGAAATATATTAAGTCCTATTCAAATTGCAAGTGCAATCTTAATGATAATTTCAATAATAAGAATTAGTAAATTAAATTAA
- a CDS encoding bifunctional 5,10-methylenetetrahydrofolate dehydrogenase/5,10-methenyltetrahydrofolate cyclohydrolase, whose amino-acid sequence MLMDGKELAKDIKAKIKAEIDDIKRIYNVSPTVASILVGEDPASQVYLNSQIKSYQDLGIGVQKYFFSKEISEAYLLNLIDKLNKDTEVDGIMINLPLPPQISATKVLNRIKLIKDVDGFKAENLGLLFQNNEDFISPSTPAGIMALIEGYKIDLQGKDVVVVGRSNIVGKPVAALVLNSHGTVTICNSHTKNLASKTKDADILISAVGKPKFITEDMVKEGVVVIDVGINRVNGKLEGDVDFENVQKKASYITPVPGGVGALTVAMLLSNILKSFKANRGII is encoded by the coding sequence ATGTTAATGGATGGAAAAGAATTAGCAAAAGATATTAAGGCTAAAATAAAAGCTGAAATTGATGACATAAAAAGGATATACAATGTTAGTCCAACAGTTGCTTCTATTTTGGTTGGGGAAGATCCAGCTTCACAAGTATATTTAAATTCACAAATAAAATCATATCAAGATTTAGGGATAGGAGTTCAGAAATATTTTTTTAGTAAGGAAATATCAGAGGCATACCTTTTGAATTTGATTGATAAATTAAATAAAGATACAGAAGTGGATGGAATAATGATAAATTTACCTCTACCTCCTCAAATAAGTGCTACAAAAGTTTTGAATAGAATAAAACTTATTAAAGATGTAGATGGTTTCAAGGCAGAAAATTTAGGTTTATTATTTCAAAATAATGAAGATTTCATTTCACCTTCTACACCTGCTGGAATAATGGCATTGATAGAAGGCTATAAAATAGATTTACAAGGAAAAGATGTAGTTGTAGTGGGAAGAAGTAATATAGTAGGAAAACCTGTTGCAGCTTTGGTATTAAATAGCCATGGAACAGTTACAATTTGTAATAGCCATACAAAAAATTTAGCATCAAAAACAAAAGATGCAGATATTTTAATATCAGCAGTAGGAAAGCCTAAATTTATCACTGAGGATATGGTGAAAGAAGGTGTAGTAGTAATAGATGTAGGAATAAATAGAGTTAATGGAAAGTTAGAGGGGGATGTTGATTTTGAAAATGTTCAAAAGAAAGCATCATATATAACACCTGTTCCAGGTGGAGTAGGGGCATTAACTGTAGCAATGTTGCTATCTAATATTTTAAAATCATTTAAAGCTAACAGAGGAATAATTTAA
- a CDS encoding ACT domain-containing protein, with the protein MAVKKKDVDNKEFYIVDKRILPKSIQNVIKVNDLILKTKISKYSAIKKVGISRSTYYKYKDFIKPFYEGGEDRIYSLHLSLKDRVGILTDVLDVIAKEKISVLTIVQNMAVDGIAKSTILIKLSESMQKKIDKIISKIGKVEGIADIRITGSN; encoded by the coding sequence ATGGCAGTCAAAAAGAAAGATGTAGACAACAAAGAGTTTTATATAGTGGACAAAAGAATTTTGCCTAAATCTATCCAAAATGTAATAAAAGTTAATGATTTAATATTGAAAACAAAGATTTCAAAATACAGTGCTATAAAAAAGGTAGGAATAAGCAGAAGTACTTACTATAAATATAAAGATTTTATAAAACCATTTTATGAAGGTGGGGAGGATAGAATTTATAGCTTACACTTATCTTTAAAAGATAGAGTTGGTATTTTGACAGATGTTTTAGATGTAATAGCAAAAGAAAAAATAAGTGTACTTACAATAGTGCAAAATATGGCAGTTGATGGAATAGCTAAATCAACAATACTTATTAAATTATCTGAAAGTATGCAAAAAAAGATTGATAAAATAATATCAAAAATTGGTAAGGTAGAAGGAATAGCTGATATAAGAATAACAGGAAGTAACTAA
- a CDS encoding cell division protein FtsZ — protein sequence MQEKIKVLTIGDCQNSTLENYFKDNENIEFLGLALNENTEKLNNKLSNRNVVFLRSEEDNLEKLLEIGKVLKEKEIITVTILEEKFVIENKEILEKSFNTIFPITRKDDIENLLSELIKMIDDVIYGNGFINLDIEEVKSILKDLGISIFGSFNINKSISKEEILKNINYPFYNKTLKDSKKSFIFLDTLDDFVLTEAELITDVLRNETSKKTEDIFFSIRMGNSLKNRIECRFIAGIFKEGEEKEVSKEIVNDETEDIFKVLGKFFKE from the coding sequence ATGCAAGAAAAAATAAAAGTTTTAACTATTGGAGATTGTCAAAATTCTACACTGGAAAATTATTTTAAAGATAATGAAAACATAGAATTTTTGGGACTAGCTTTAAATGAGAATACAGAGAAATTAAATAATAAGTTATCTAATAGAAATGTTGTATTTTTAAGAAGCGAAGAAGATAATTTAGAAAAGTTATTAGAAATAGGAAAAGTTTTAAAAGAAAAGGAAATTATTACAGTAACTATTTTAGAAGAAAAGTTTGTTATAGAAAATAAAGAAATTTTAGAAAAATCTTTTAATACTATTTTTCCTATAACTAGAAAAGATGATATAGAAAATCTATTGTCAGAACTTATAAAGATGATAGATGATGTAATTTATGGAAATGGTTTTATAAATCTTGATATTGAAGAGGTTAAAAGCATTTTAAAAGATTTAGGAATAAGTATTTTTGGAAGTTTTAATATAAATAAAAGCATTTCAAAAGAAGAAATTTTAAAAAATATAAATTATCCTTTCTATAATAAAACCTTAAAAGACTCTAAAAAGTCCTTTATATTTTTAGATACTTTAGATGATTTTGTTTTAACAGAGGCAGAGTTAATTACAGATGTGTTAAGAAATGAAACTTCAAAAAAAACAGAAGATATATTCTTTTCAATTAGAATGGGAAATAGCTTAAAAAATAGAATAGAATGTAGATTCATAGCAGGTATATTTAAAGAAGGAGAAGAAAAAGAAGTTAGTAAAGAAATAGTTAATGATGAGACAGAAGATATATTTAAAGTATTAGGAAAATTTTTTAAAGAGTAA
- the fmt gene encoding methionyl-tRNA formyltransferase, giving the protein MRIIFMGTPTFALPSLEKIYKEHEIISVFTKVDKPNARGKKINYSPIKEFALANDLKIYQPENFKDSSLIEEIRNMQADLIVVVAYGKILPKEIIDMPKYGIINLHSSLLPRFRGAAPINAAIINGDRKSGVSIMYVEEELDAGDVILQEETEITDEDTFLSLHDRLKDMGADLLLKAIELIKKGEVKAQKQDESLVTFVKPFRKEDCKIDWTKTSREIFNFIRGMNPVPTAFSNLNETIIKIYETKINDKAYNNATCGEVVEYLKGKGVVVKTADGSLIISSAKPENKKQMSGVDLINGKFLKIGEKLC; this is encoded by the coding sequence ATGAGAATTATTTTTATGGGAACACCCACATTTGCTCTTCCAAGTTTAGAAAAAATTTATAAGGAACATGAGATTATATCAGTATTTACAAAGGTTGATAAACCTAATGCTAGAGGAAAGAAAATAAATTATTCTCCAATAAAAGAGTTTGCTTTGGCAAATGATTTAAAGATTTATCAACCAGAAAATTTTAAAGATAGTTCTTTAATTGAAGAAATAAGAAATATGCAGGCTGATTTAATAGTGGTTGTTGCTTATGGAAAAATTTTACCAAAAGAAATAATAGATATGCCTAAATATGGAATAATAAATTTACATTCTTCATTATTACCAAGATTTAGAGGAGCGGCACCTATAAATGCGGCTATAATAAATGGAGATAGAAAAAGTGGAGTATCTATAATGTATGTGGAAGAAGAGTTAGATGCAGGGGATGTAATTTTACAAGAAGAAACAGAAATTACAGATGAAGATACATTTTTAAGTCTACATGATAGATTAAAAGATATGGGGGCAGATTTGCTACTTAAAGCTATTGAGCTTATAAAAAAAGGAGAAGTAAAAGCTCAAAAACAAGATGAAAGTTTAGTAACATTTGTGAAACCTTTTAGAAAAGAGGACTGTAAAATAGACTGGACTAAGACAAGTAGAGAAATTTTTAATTTCATAAGAGGAATGAATCCAGTCCCAACAGCTTTTTCAAATCTGAATGAAACAATAATAAAAATATATGAAACAAAAATTAATGATAAAGCTTACAATAATGCAACTTGTGGAGAAGTAGTTGAATACTTAAAAGGAAAAGGAGTTGTAGTAAAAACTGCTGATGGAAGCCTTATAATAAGCTCTGCTAAGCCAGAAAACAAAAAGCAAATGTCAGGTGTGGACTTAATCAATGGAAAATTTTTAAAAATAGGTGAAAAACTATGTTAA
- a CDS encoding bifunctional 3,4-dihydroxy-2-butanone-4-phosphate synthase/GTP cyclohydrolase II has translation MIYKIEDVLEDIKNGIPLIIVDDENRENEGDLFVAAEKATYESINLMATFARGLTCTPMSSEYAIRLGLDPMTARNTDAKCTAFTVSVDAKEGTTTGISIADRLTTIKKLADINSVASDFTRPGHIFPLISKDNGVLEREGHTEATVDLCKICGLAPVSVICEILKDDGTMARMDDLEIFAKEHNLKIITIADLIKYRKRTQELMKIEVVANMPTDNGTFKIVGFENHIDGKEHIALVKGDVKGKEAVTVRIHSECFTGDILGSLRCDCGSQLKTAMRRIDKLGEGIILYLRQEGRGIGLLNKLRAYNLQEEGMDTLDANLHLGFGADMRDYAVAAQMLKALGVKSIKLLTNNPLKINGLEEYGIPVVEREEIEIEHNKVNKVYLKTKKERMGHLLKIK, from the coding sequence ATGATTTACAAAATTGAGGATGTGTTAGAAGATATTAAGAATGGTATTCCTCTAATAATAGTAGATGATGAAAACAGAGAAAATGAAGGTGACCTTTTTGTTGCTGCTGAGAAAGCAACTTATGAAAGTATTAATCTTATGGCAACATTTGCAAGAGGTTTAACTTGTACACCTATGTCAAGTGAATATGCAATTAGATTAGGTTTAGACCCAATGACTGCAAGAAATACTGATGCAAAATGTACTGCTTTCACTGTATCTGTTGATGCAAAAGAAGGTACTACAACTGGGATTTCAATAGCAGATAGACTTACAACAATAAAAAAATTAGCAGATATTAATTCAGTTGCTAGTGATTTTACAAGACCTGGTCATATTTTCCCATTGATTTCAAAGGATAACGGAGTTCTTGAAAGAGAAGGACATACTGAAGCAACAGTTGACTTATGTAAAATTTGTGGACTTGCACCTGTATCTGTTATATGTGAAATTTTAAAAGATGATGGTACTATGGCAAGAATGGATGATTTAGAAATTTTTGCTAAGGAACATAACTTAAAAATTATTACAATAGCTGATTTAATAAAATATAGAAAAAGAACTCAAGAATTAATGAAAATTGAAGTTGTAGCTAATATGCCAACTGATAATGGTACTTTCAAAATAGTTGGTTTTGAAAATCATATTGATGGAAAAGAACATATTGCCTTAGTAAAAGGTGATGTTAAAGGTAAAGAAGCTGTTACTGTTAGAATACATTCTGAATGTTTCACAGGAGATATTTTAGGTTCTTTAAGATGTGATTGTGGTTCTCAATTAAAAACTGCAATGAGAAGAATTGATAAACTTGGAGAAGGAATTATACTTTATCTAAGACAAGAAGGTAGAGGAATTGGACTTTTAAATAAATTAAGAGCTTATAACCTTCAAGAAGAAGGAATGGATACACTAGATGCAAACTTACATCTTGGTTTTGGTGCAGATATGAGAGATTATGCTGTTGCTGCACAAATGTTAAAAGCATTAGGAGTTAAATCTATAAAACTTTTAACAAATAACCCATTAAAAATAAATGGACTTGAAGAATATGGTATACCTGTTGTTGAAAGAGAAGAAATTGAAATTGAACACAACAAAGTTAATAAAGTGTACCTAAAAACTAAAAAAGAAAGAATGGGACATCTATTAAAAATTAAATAA